One Solanum pennellii chromosome 9, SPENNV200 DNA segment encodes these proteins:
- the LOC107031093 gene encoding extensin-2-like isoform X2, producing the protein MRLFAGGPGRGRHYLPHILVAILALVDIVSADPYIYASPPPPYVYKSPPPPSPSPPPPYVYKSPPPPSPSPPPPYVYKSPPPPSPSPPPPYVYKSPPPPSPSPPPPPSPSPPPPYYYKSPPPPSPSPPPPYYYKSPPPPSPSPPPPYYYKSPPPPSPSPPPPYYYKSPPPPSPSPPPPYYYKSPPPPDPSPPPPYYYKSPPPPSPSPPPPYYYKSPPPPSPSPPPPYYYKSPPPPSPSPPPPYYYSSPPPPKKSPPPPYYYSSPPPPKKSPPPPYYYSSPPPPKKSPPPPYYYSSPPPPVKSPPPPYYYSSPPPPTPYYPPHHSLIVKVVGKVYCYRCYDWKYPKKSHDKKHLKGAVVEVTCKVGDKKIKSYGTTKINGKYSITVEGFDYAKYGADACKAKLHKAPKDSKCNIATDLHWGIKGAKLKVKSKNHYEVVLSAKPFAYAPKTPYQECMKPKPTPTPYYYKSPPPPSPKYVYKSPPPPSPKYVYKSPPPPSPKYVYKSPPPPSPKYVYKSPPPPSPKYVYKSPPPPSPKYVYKSPPPPSPKYVYKSPPPPSPKYVYKSPPPPSPKYVYKSPPPPSPKYVYKSPPPPSPKYVYKSPPPPSPKYVYKSPPPPSPKYVYKSPPPPSPKYVYKSPPPPSPKYVYKSPPPPSPKYVYKSPPPPSPKYVYKSPPPPSPKYVYKSPPPPSPKYVYKSPPPPSPKYVYKSPPPPSPKYVYKSPPPPSPKYVYKSPPPPSPKYVYKSPPPPSPKYVYKSPPPPSPKYVYKSPPPPSPKYVYKSPPPPSPKYVYKSPPPPSPKYVYKSPPPPSPKYVYKSPPPPPYYYKSPPPPSPSPPPPYYYKSPPPPSPSPPPPYYYKSPPPPSPSPPPPYYYKSPPPPSPSPPPPYYYKSPPPPSPSPPPPYYYKSPPPPSPSPPPPYYYKSPPPPDPSPPPPYYYKSPPPPSPSPPPPYYYKSPPPPSPSPPPPYYYKSPPPPSPSPPPPYYYMSPPPPSPSPPPPYYYKSPPPPSPSPPPPYYYKSPPPPSPSPPPPYYYKSPPPPSPSPPPPYYYKSPPPPSPSPPPPYYYKSPPPPSPSPPPPYYYKSPPPPSPSPPPPYYYKSPPPPSPSPPPPYYYHSPPPPVKSPPPPYYYSSPPPPVKSPPPPVYIYGSPPPPVHY; encoded by the exons ATGAGGCTTTTCGCTGGCGGCCCCGGCCGGGGTCGTCATTATTTGCCACATATCTTAGTGGCCATTTTGGCTCTTGTTGATATTGTTTCTGCTGACCCTTACATATATGCCTCTCCACCACCACCGTATGTGTACAAGTCTCCACCACCTCCTTCTCCCTCTCCACCACCACCATACGTGTACAAGTCCCCGCCACCTCCTTCTCCCTCTCCTCCACCACCGTACGTGTACAAGTCCCCACCACCTCCTTCTCCCTCTCCTCCACCACCATACGTGTACAAGTCCCCACCACCACCATCACcttctccaccaccaccaccatcaccCTCTCCTCCACCACCTTACTACTATAAATCACCTCCTCCACCCTCACCATCTCCTCCACCACCTTACTACTACAAGTCCCCACCACCTCCATCACCTTCACCACCACCACCTTACTATTACAAGTCTCCACCACCTCCATCACCTTCCCCACCACCACCATACTACTACAAGTCTCCACCACCTCCATCACCCTCGCCACCACCACCTTACTACTACAAGTCCCCACCACCACCTGATCCCTCACCACCACCACCTTACTACTACAAGTCTCCACCACCtccatcaccatcaccacctCCACCTTATTACTACAAGTCTCCTCCACCACCTTCACCATCACCACCTCCACCTTATTACTACAAGTCTCCTCCACCACCTTCACCATCACCTCCACCACCATACTACTATTCTTCCCCACCACCACCCAAGAAATCACCTCCTCCACCATACTACTATTCTTCCCCACCACCACCCAAGAAATCACCTCCTCCACCATACTACTACTCCTCTCCTCCACCACCCAAGAAGTCACCTCCACCCCCATACTACTACAGCTCTCCACCACCACCAGTTAAGTCACCACCACCCCCATACTACTACTCTTCCCCTCCACCACCTACTCCTTACTATCCTCCTCATCATTCCTTGATCGTTAAGGTTGTCGGAAAAGTCTATTGCTACAGATGCTATGACTGGAAATACCCAAAGAAATCCCATGACAAGAAGCACCTCAAAG GTGCTGTTGTTGAGGTGACATGCAAGGTTGGTGACAAGAAAATCAAGAGCTATGGTACCACTAAGATTAATGGAAAATATAGCATAACTGTTGAAGGATTTGATTATGCCAAATATGGAGCAGATGCATGCAAGGCTAAACTCCACAAAGCACCAAAGGATTCAAAATGTAACATCGCCACAGATCTTCATTGGGGCATCAAGGGTGCTAAACTCAAAGTGAAGTCAAAGAATCACTATGAAGTTGTGctctctgctaaaccatttGCTTATGCTCCAAAAACTCCATATCAAGAATGCATGAAGCCTAAGCCAACCCCAACTCCTTACTACTACAAATCTCCTCCACCTCCATCACCAAAATACGTGTACAAGTCCCCACCTCCTCCTTCACCAAAATATGTGTACAAGTCACCACCACCTCCATCACCAAAGTACGTGTACAAGTCACCACCTCCTCCATCACCTAAATACGTATACAAGTCACCACCACCTCCATCACCAAAGTACGTGTACAAGTCACCACCTCCTCCATCACCTAAATACGTATACAAGTCACCACCACCTCCATCACCAAAGTACGTGTACAAGTCACCACCTCCTCCATCACCTAAATACGTATACAAGTCACCACCACCTCCATCACCAAAGTACGTGTACAAGTCACCACCTCCTCCATCACCTAAATACGTATACAAGTCACCACCACCTCCATCACCAAAGTACGTGTACAAGTCACCACCTCCTCCATCACCTAAATACGTATACAAGTCACCACCACCTCCATCACCAAAGTACGTGTACAAGTCACCACCTCCTCCATCACCTAAATACGTATACAAGTCACCACCACCTCCATCACCAAAGTACGTGTACAAGTCACCACCTCCTCCATCACCTAAATACGTATACAAGTCACCACCACCTCCATCACCAAAGTACGTGTACAAGTCACCACCTCCTCCATCACCTAAATACGTATACAAGTCACCACCACCTCCATCACCAAAGTACGTGTACAAGTCACCACCTCCTCCATCACCTAAATACGTATACAAGTCACCACCACCTCCATCACCAAAGTACGTGTACAAGTCACCACCTCCTCCATCACCTAAATACGTGTACAAGTCACCACCACCTCCATCACCAAAGTACGTGTACAAGTCACCACCTCCTCCATCACCTAAATACGTGTACAAATCTCCACCACCTCCCTCACCTAAGTACGTGTACAAGTCCCCACCACCACCATCACCTAAATACGTCTATAAGTCCCCACCTCCTCCATCACCAAAGTACGTATACAAGTCTCCACCACCTCCTTCACCTAAATACGTCTACAAGTCCCCTCCTCCTCCATCACCTAAATACGTCTACAAGtccccaccaccaccaccatacTATTACAAGTCTCCTccaccaccatcaccatcaccaccaccaccatacTATTACAAGTCTCCTCCACCACCATCGCCATCACCTCCACCTCCCTACTACTACAAgtctccaccaccaccatcGCCATCTCCTCCACCTCCCTACTACTACAAgtctccaccaccaccatcGCCATCTCCTCCTCCACCATACTATTACAAGTCTCCTccaccaccatcaccatcacctcCACCTCCCTACTACTACAAGTCTCCTccaccaccatcaccatcaccccCACCTCCCTACTACTACAAGTCTCCACCACCACCAGACCCATCTCCTCCACCACCATACTATTACAAGTCTCCTccaccaccatcaccatcaccaccacCTCCATACTACTACAAATCTCCTCCTCCACCATCCCCATCACCACCACCTCCATACTACTACAAGTCCccaccaccaccatcaccatcacctcCACCTCCCTACTACTACATGTCTCCTCCACCACCATCGCCATCTCCTCCTCCACCATACTACTACAAGTCCCCACCACCACCATCCCCATCTCCTCCTCCACCATACTACTACAAGTCCCCACCACCACCATCCCCATCACCTCCACCTCCCTACTACTACAAGTCTCCTCCACCACCATCGCCATCTCCTCCACCACCATACTACTACAAGTCCCCACCACCACCATCCCCATCTCCTCCTCCACCATACTACTACAAATCACCACCTCCACCATCGCCATCTCCTCCTCCACCATACTACTACAA GTCCCCACCACCACCATCACCGTCTCCTCCTCCACCATACTACTACAAATCACCACCACCCccatcaccatcaccacccCCTCCCTACTACTACCACTCTCCACCTCCACCCGTGAAGTCTCCTCCTCCTCCATACTACTACAGCTCACCTCCCCCACCCGTAAAATCACCTCCCCCTCCAGTATACATCTATGGTTCTCCACCACCACCAGTCCACTACTAA
- the LOC107031093 gene encoding extensin-2-like isoform X1 — translation MRLFAGGPGRGRHYLPHILVAILALVDIVSADPYIYASPPPPYVYKSPPPPSPSPPPPYVYKSPPPPSPSPPPPYVYKSPPPPSPSPPPPYVYKSPPPPSPSPPPPPSPSPPPPYYYKSPPPPSPSPPPPYYYKSPPPPSPSPPPPYYYKSPPPPSPSPPPPYYYKSPPPPSPSPPPPYYYKSPPPPDPSPPPPYYYKSPPPPSPSPPPPYYYKSPPPPSPSPPPPYYYKSPPPPSPSPPPPYYYSSPPPPKKSPPPPYYYSSPPPPKKSPPPPYYYSSPPPPKKSPPPPYYYSSPPPPVKSPPPPYYYSSPPPPTPYYPPHHSLIVKVVGKVYCYRCYDWKYPKKSHDKKHLKGAVVEVTCKVGDKKIKSYGTTKINGKYSITVEGFDYAKYGADACKAKLHKAPKDSKCNIATDLHWGIKGAKLKVKSKNHYEVVLSAKPFAYAPKTPYQECMKPKPTPTPYYYKSPPPPSPKYVYKSPPPPSPKYVYKSPPPPSPKYVYKSPPPPSPKYVYKSPPPPSPKYVYKSPPPPSPKYVYKSPPPPSPKYVYKSPPPPSPKYVYKSPPPPSPKYVYKSPPPPSPKYVYKSPPPPSPKYVYKSPPPPSPKYVYKSPPPPSPKYVYKSPPPPSPKYVYKSPPPPSPKYVYKSPPPPSPKYVYKSPPPPSPKYVYKSPPPPSPKYVYKSPPPPSPKYVYKSPPPPSPKYVYKSPPPPSPKYVYKSPPPPSPKYVYKSPPPPSPKYVYKSPPPPSPKYVYKSPPPPSPKYVYKSPPPPSPKYVYKSPPPPSPKYVYKSPPPPSPKYVYKSPPPPSPKYVYKSPPPPPYYYKSPPPPSPSPPPPYYYKSPPPPSPSPPPPYYYKSPPPPSPSPPPPYYYKSPPPPSPSPPPPYYYKSPPPPSPSPPPPYYYKSPPPPSPSPPPPYYYKSPPPPDPSPPPPYYYKSPPPPSPSPPPPYYYKSPPPPSPSPPPPYYYKSPPPPSPSPPPPYYYMSPPPPSPSPPPPYYYKSPPPPSPSPPPPYYYKSPPPPSPSPPPPYYYKSPPPPSPSPPPPYYYKSPPPPSPSPPPPYYYKSPPPPSPSPPPPYYYKSPPPPDPSPPPPYYYKSPPPPSPSPPPPYYYKSPPPPSPSPPPPYYYKSPPPPSPSPPPPYYYKSPPPPSPSPPPPYYYKSPPPPSPSPPPPYYYHSPPPPVKSPPPPYYYSSPPPPVKSPPPPVYIYGSPPPPVHY, via the exons ATGAGGCTTTTCGCTGGCGGCCCCGGCCGGGGTCGTCATTATTTGCCACATATCTTAGTGGCCATTTTGGCTCTTGTTGATATTGTTTCTGCTGACCCTTACATATATGCCTCTCCACCACCACCGTATGTGTACAAGTCTCCACCACCTCCTTCTCCCTCTCCACCACCACCATACGTGTACAAGTCCCCGCCACCTCCTTCTCCCTCTCCTCCACCACCGTACGTGTACAAGTCCCCACCACCTCCTTCTCCCTCTCCTCCACCACCATACGTGTACAAGTCCCCACCACCACCATCACcttctccaccaccaccaccatcaccCTCTCCTCCACCACCTTACTACTATAAATCACCTCCTCCACCCTCACCATCTCCTCCACCACCTTACTACTACAAGTCCCCACCACCTCCATCACCTTCACCACCACCACCTTACTATTACAAGTCTCCACCACCTCCATCACCTTCCCCACCACCACCATACTACTACAAGTCTCCACCACCTCCATCACCCTCGCCACCACCACCTTACTACTACAAGTCCCCACCACCACCTGATCCCTCACCACCACCACCTTACTACTACAAGTCTCCACCACCtccatcaccatcaccacctCCACCTTATTACTACAAGTCTCCTCCACCACCTTCACCATCACCACCTCCACCTTATTACTACAAGTCTCCTCCACCACCTTCACCATCACCTCCACCACCATACTACTATTCTTCCCCACCACCACCCAAGAAATCACCTCCTCCACCATACTACTATTCTTCCCCACCACCACCCAAGAAATCACCTCCTCCACCATACTACTACTCCTCTCCTCCACCACCCAAGAAGTCACCTCCACCCCCATACTACTACAGCTCTCCACCACCACCAGTTAAGTCACCACCACCCCCATACTACTACTCTTCCCCTCCACCACCTACTCCTTACTATCCTCCTCATCATTCCTTGATCGTTAAGGTTGTCGGAAAAGTCTATTGCTACAGATGCTATGACTGGAAATACCCAAAGAAATCCCATGACAAGAAGCACCTCAAAG GTGCTGTTGTTGAGGTGACATGCAAGGTTGGTGACAAGAAAATCAAGAGCTATGGTACCACTAAGATTAATGGAAAATATAGCATAACTGTTGAAGGATTTGATTATGCCAAATATGGAGCAGATGCATGCAAGGCTAAACTCCACAAAGCACCAAAGGATTCAAAATGTAACATCGCCACAGATCTTCATTGGGGCATCAAGGGTGCTAAACTCAAAGTGAAGTCAAAGAATCACTATGAAGTTGTGctctctgctaaaccatttGCTTATGCTCCAAAAACTCCATATCAAGAATGCATGAAGCCTAAGCCAACCCCAACTCCTTACTACTACAAATCTCCTCCACCTCCATCACCAAAATACGTGTACAAGTCCCCACCTCCTCCTTCACCAAAATATGTGTACAAGTCACCACCACCTCCATCACCAAAGTACGTGTACAAGTCACCACCTCCTCCATCACCTAAATACGTATACAAGTCACCACCACCTCCATCACCAAAGTACGTGTACAAGTCACCACCTCCTCCATCACCTAAATACGTATACAAGTCACCACCACCTCCATCACCAAAGTACGTGTACAAGTCACCACCTCCTCCATCACCTAAATACGTATACAAGTCACCACCACCTCCATCACCAAAGTACGTGTACAAGTCACCACCTCCTCCATCACCTAAATACGTATACAAGTCACCACCACCTCCATCACCAAAGTACGTGTACAAGTCACCACCTCCTCCATCACCTAAATACGTATACAAGTCACCACCACCTCCATCACCAAAGTACGTGTACAAGTCACCACCTCCTCCATCACCTAAATACGTATACAAGTCACCACCACCTCCATCACCAAAGTACGTGTACAAGTCACCACCTCCTCCATCACCTAAATACGTATACAAGTCACCACCACCTCCATCACCAAAGTACGTGTACAAGTCACCACCTCCTCCATCACCTAAATACGTATACAAGTCACCACCACCTCCATCACCAAAGTACGTGTACAAGTCACCACCTCCTCCATCACCTAAATACGTATACAAGTCACCACCACCTCCATCACCAAAGTACGTGTACAAGTCACCACCTCCTCCATCACCTAAATACGTGTACAAGTCACCACCACCTCCATCACCAAAGTACGTGTACAAGTCACCACCTCCTCCATCACCTAAATACGTGTACAAATCTCCACCACCTCCCTCACCTAAGTACGTGTACAAGTCCCCACCACCACCATCACCTAAATACGTCTATAAGTCCCCACCTCCTCCATCACCAAAGTACGTATACAAGTCTCCACCACCTCCTTCACCTAAATACGTCTACAAGTCCCCTCCTCCTCCATCACCTAAATACGTCTACAAGtccccaccaccaccaccatacTATTACAAGTCTCCTccaccaccatcaccatcaccaccaccaccatacTATTACAAGTCTCCTCCACCACCATCGCCATCACCTCCACCTCCCTACTACTACAAgtctccaccaccaccatcGCCATCTCCTCCACCTCCCTACTACTACAAgtctccaccaccaccatcGCCATCTCCTCCTCCACCATACTATTACAAGTCTCCTccaccaccatcaccatcacctcCACCTCCCTACTACTACAAGTCTCCTccaccaccatcaccatcaccccCACCTCCCTACTACTACAAGTCTCCACCACCACCAGACCCATCTCCTCCACCACCATACTATTACAAGTCTCCTccaccaccatcaccatcaccaccacCTCCATACTACTACAAATCTCCTCCTCCACCATCCCCATCACCACCACCTCCATACTACTACAAGTCCccaccaccaccatcaccatcacctcCACCTCCCTACTACTACATGTCTCCTCCACCACCATCGCCATCTCCTCCTCCACCATACTACTACAAGTCCCCACCACCACCATCCCCATCTCCTCCTCCACCATACTACTACAAGTCCCCACCACCACCATCCCCATCACCTCCACCTCCCTACTACTACAAGTCTCCTCCACCACCATCGCCATCTCCTCCACCACCATACTACTACAAGTCCCCACCACCACCATCCCCATCTCCTCCTCCACCATACTACTACAAATCACCACCTCCACCATCGCCATCTCCTCCTCCACCATACTACTACAAGTCTCCACCACCACCAGACCCATCTCCCCCACCACCATACTACTACAAGTCTCCTCCACCACCATCGCCATCACCCCCACCTCCATACTACTACAAATCACCCCCACCACCATCCCCATCACCTCCACCTCCCTATTATTACAAGTCTCCTCCACCACCATCACCATCTCCTCCTCCACCATACTACTACAAGTCCCCACCACCACCATCACCGTCTCCTCCTCCACCATACTACTACAAATCACCACCACCCccatcaccatcaccacccCCTCCCTACTACTACCACTCTCCACCTCCACCCGTGAAGTCTCCTCCTCCTCCATACTACTACAGCTCACCTCCCCCACCCGTAAAATCACCTCCCCCTCCAGTATACATCTATGGTTCTCCACCACCACCAGTCCACTACTAA